In the genome of Corynebacterium glucuronolyticum DSM 44120, the window GCGCCTACAGGAGGACGAGAAGCGAGGCCGCCACGGGCGAGACACCATCGAATCCGTGAAGAAGGTAGCGAAAAACCCCATCGTCTGGCTGGCTTTTCTCATTCACGCCACATGCATGACACCACTTATCACATTCACGCTCCTCTGGGGGCTCCCCATGATGACGCAGGGAATGGGCCTCTCCCCCGCAGTTGCAGGCCTCGTCCTCACCGTCAACTCCGTGGTGAGCTTCGCCATCGGCCCCTTCCACGGCTTCGTTTCCGCGCGCCTCGGGGGTCGGCGCGACATTGCAGCATTCATCTTCGCCATTGGCCTTGGCCTGACCTGGGTCATCTTCTTCTGGTCCGATAAGCCTCGCGGCCTCGTCGCCGTCGTCATCGCTTTGGTCTGCATGTCGATCCTCACACCCGCCTCCAACTACGGCTTCGACTTCGTGCGCGAAGAATTGCCCCACAATGTTGTAGCCACAGGCACCGGGTTTGCCAACATGGGTGGCTTTATCTTTGGCATGGTCGCCTCTCAGGGCATGGGTATTCTCCTAGACATCTCCGCGGATTCGACCACGTACACGTGGGCAGACTTCCAGTTCGGATGGCATGCGGTCACCGCAACGTGGTTTGCAGGACTCGTCTTTATTGCGATCTTGCGCACAGGGATCTTCCTCGCCTCGCGACGCAAGAACGCAGCGCCCCGCCGAGTACGCATTGTCGAGTCCTCTTCCGACAGCTAAGCCGCCTTCTCTTACATTCTTCTCAGATTCCGCCGCCTGTGAACCAATCAGGTGGCGGATTTTCCATTTTCTCCCCCCACTCAAGATTCATTCACTACCGTCAATTTGCACACCACCTTTCAAAGCAGTGACACTTCCCCATCCAACCAATACTGCTGGATATAGCTATGAGTTCCGACTTACCCAATCGGAAAAAGCTCTCAGATAACCACCCCCTCCCTCCACCCCCATTAGGTCGGACGTTTTTTACTTTCCTATAGAAAAATTGGAACTTTCGTTCCCTCCCCAGAACCCCCATCAACCTTGCAAATGTCCGAAAGTACCTTAAATTTTTTAAGGTTTTCATCAACTCCGTAACTTTTTCCCTTTTAACCCTTTATTAACTTAGCCCCAAAAAACCCTTGAACGAGGGCGTTTCCTGGTCTAGATTTAATTGCGTTGCCAGCCAGTGGCCAGGTCTTTTTTACAAGACCTCCATGTGGCGCGGCTTACCATTCTTTCCCTTTCCGAAACCACGACTCTGATCAGGAGATACAGATGAAGTTCACCAAGATTGCAGCTTCCTTCACTGCTGCAGCGGTGGTAGCTGGCCTGTCCACCACCGCAGGTGCCGCAACCATCAGCGACGACTACAACGAGACCCCGCTCATCAACCCCGAGCTCCCCATCGTTCACACTTTCCACGGTTCTGACCACATCAAGGCCAACATCCTGAACCCGCACCCGGTGTGCAACCCCTGGGAGGACTACCGCACCGTCCTGTACAAGGCTAAGGACAACTTCACCCCTGCAGGCACCATCTCTGCCACGAACCAGACCACCAACGATATCCCGCTCTCCCAGAGCCTGTCCATGAGCCAGTCGATCTCCCTCAACGTCAAGGGCGACCGCTCCATGAGCACCTCCATGAACATTGGCGGTGGCTACAGCAAGGATGGCGGCTCCGTCTCCAACGGCATCACGATGTCCCTGTCCCAGTCCCTCGGCGCTTCTGCTTCCTACAGCCTCAGCTGGAATCAGGGCCAGAGCATTGGACCGTACACGATTAAGCCCGGTGAGACCGGCGAGGCCACCTACGGCTTCCGCACGATCACCATGGATGGCACGCAGCAGTACTGCAAGCCGAACGGCACCTGGTCCACCCCGACCCTGTGGTCCGCACTTGCTCCTATCAAGAAGGAAGTCAAGGTTAAGACCTACTCCACCCTAGCTGGTGCACATGACGCTGTCGCCAACAACAAGGTCGACCACGTCATCAACGAGAACCTCAAGAACGAGACCGAGCCCACCGTCGAGGAGAACACCTCCGTCGACGCTGGCGACGTTGTCGGCGATGACTCCGCCGTTGAAGAGGACAAGGTAGTAAAGCCCGTCGAGACCGAGGAGATCGTCTCCGGCGCCGAGGCCGAGAACAAGATCGCAGAGGAAGACGCAAAGGCTTCTGAGGCCAAGGATCCGTCCGAGGCCGTCAACAGCGACTACGAGCTCACCCCCCGCCTCACGACCGCTAAGGCAACCGGCTTCTCCGGTGCCGTCGCTCTTCGCCTGAAGAACACCGGCACCAAGCGCTACGAGCCCGACTTCCCCTACACCACCTACCGCATCGAGGTTAAGACCACCGCTAAGCCCGGTGACTACCTCTACGGTGTCGACCGCTTCATGACGGCTGGCTGGTTCAACGGTGCATACACCCGCGACCTCGGCTTCGACCGCGACAAGTCCGTCCGTACCTTCGAGGTCACCCTGTCCAACCCGATTGAGCCGGGCGAAGAGGTCCTCGTTTCCAACATTCACTTCGGTGACGGCCTCATCCGCGGCCACCGCATGACCAACACCATCACGGTCACGCAGACCGGCGGCCACAAGGGCGACGCTAACGTGAACGCTAAGGAGTTCAACTCCGCCGACATCACCACTGATGACTTCGGCAACAAGGCTAAGGGTGTCTTCTAAATAGATTTCCCCTCATCTCTGGAGAGACAGAACGTAGTTCTGTCTCTCCTTTTTTTCTACCCCCGATACCGCACAACAAGAAAAAAGCGACATCGGACATCCTCGTTGCGGGGGTACTTTGGTGCAAATCGGAAGATTTTGGCCGATCTTTACCAAATCGTTACATTTAAAGGTTTTCTCCAGCTAACTTTAAGTACAATACTGAATATATAGCAGGCTCTACCCGTCATACATCGCTCCTGCCAGCGGTCTTAACCATTCCCTACCCTTCCCCTCTTTCACTCGTTTAATCACTATTTCTTTACGCGGAGACAATATCCCATATCACGGGATTTTTTTATTACGAGAAAGTTAACGGACCGGCGTGCCAAGTGGAACCATCGCCGTCACCCCCGGCCAACCGAGCGGTTTTTCCTTACACTCGATTGCAGTGTCGCGCGCATCGCGAGACATCACCAAGTTTATCGGTCGCGAAAACACGCGCCGATTCTCTTCCAGATTTATTGTGATCGGTACTTATCACCTACTGACGGCGGCGAACACCTCCTGCCGGGGATAGTGCCCTAAGAAAGGATAGACAGAAGATGACGGACAAGAGGAATATCCAGGATCTCCTGAACGCCACTGCGTTTGACGCCAAGGGCGAGAAGCTCGGCAAGATCAACAACCTTTTCGTTGATGACAAGACCGGTCAGCCCACGTTCATCGAGGTAAACCATGGTCTCTTCGGCATGGGTTCCAGCCTGGTTCCGCTCCGTGGCCACCGCCTCAATGGCGACGAGCTGAAGCTCGCCTTTGACAAGGATCTTATCAAGGACGCACCGGAAATCGACTTCGAAAACCAGCTCACGGCTGCCGATCAGGACAAGATTTACGAGCACTACCGCCTCGCGGATGTTCAGGATGTAGAGAGCTACGTCACCGACCGTCCGGCCGCTGAGGAGCACGTAACCGAGGACACCAACCGCCACGCAGCCGCGGGCGCAGGCTTCGCCGGCGCTGCTGGTGCCAAGGACGAGACAGAGGCTAAGGATGTCATCGACACCGACAAGCGCGAGGTTCGCGAGCCTGTCGCTGGTCGCACCGACGACATCATCCTCGAGAAGGAGCACCTCAATGTCGGCACCGAGCGCGTCGCCACCGGCGAGGCTCGCCTCCGCAAGTACCAGGTTGAGGAAACGGAGACCGTCGAGGTTCCGGTCACCCGCGAAGAGGTTCGCATTGAGCGCACCCCCATCTCCCCCGAGGAAGCCAAGAACTTCGTCGGCTCCGATGCCACCGAGGCAACCGTCACCCTCCACGAGGACAAGATCAACGTGACCAAGGAGTCTGTCCCGGTCGAGCGCGTTTCCCTCGGCACCGAGCAGGTCCAGGAGACCCGCACCGTGTCCGAGACCGTTAAGCACGACGAGATCGACACCAAGGGTATCGACGGCTACGTCGACCCGGAGGCCGACCGCAAGTAACGTCCCCCTCTTTTTATAACCCGGTGGCTGCACGCTGTGCAGCCACCTTTTTCTTGCCCTGCGTTCCCCAGCGATGAGGTCTACACTCATTGTTATGTTACGGGGGTTTCTACGTTTCGGTCCACGCACCCGCAGAAGGAAAATTCGCGCGATGGCCAAGGAGGCTGGTCTCATCGCGTTTGTCATCGTGCTCTCACTAGGGGTGCTGTCATTTTCGAAGACAGAACCGGAACAGGCTCTGCCAACACCCATTGTGACATCGACGTCTGAACAGCCCGCTCCGCCTCCGCCACCACCACCCACTCTTTCTGGAACTGGTCGCCTGTTTCTTGATGGACCGGCACCGATTTCCACAGCAGTGTATTCGCCTACTCCCGCAGTCGATCCGCTCGAACCGAGCGCCACGGGTCTCAATGACGTGCAGTGGGTTGACGGGCTCGGTGTGCCGCCCGCCGACGCGGCTGCAGGCACGGTATTTCTCATCGGCCATTCATGGTCTCAGTCAGGTTACGTGCTCAACGGCTTGTCGGAATTCGTCACCGCGCGGACGGATTTTTCTGCACCGTCACCACGCCTACCATCGCAGAGTGTTCAGGGATCCACTCTTTCGCTTGTCGACGCTGCCGGGGTCACGGTGCGCTGGACGGTCGATACGGTTTTTCTCATCAGTAAGTCTGCGATGACCGGTGACACCGATATTTTCCGTTCCCACGCACCCGGTCGTGTGGTGCTCATAACGTGCGCTATCACCGCGGACAAGGATCTAGACTACAACGTCGTGTTGATCGGTCACCGGCAGGAATCAGCGGTCGGTACAATGCGTGATAGGTAAAAAAACCACCGTCGTGGAAAGGATCATTCGTGGGCAAGCCCGATGTGCTTCAACAGCTTCTGCGTGCCACTGTTGTCGATAGCCAAGGCAAGAAGGTGGGCAAGGTTCGCGAGGTCTACGTTGACGATGATTCCAAGGAACCCAGCTTTGTCGAGGCGTTTCGAGGCTTTCTGCGGATGAAGTCCGCATTCATCCCTCTGCTTGGCTACCGCCTCGAGGGGAAGACTCTGACGGTGAACTACCCACTGGATGTCATTGCTTCCGCCCCCGTAGAGGCGATTGGAAAGTCGTTGTCAACGGAATACCAGAACACCCTCTACACCCACTACAAGGTCATTGCTGCCGAAGAGGCAGCTCCTACGACGCCCGCCGCAGATGATGAAGTGCAGGCGGTGGAGAAGACGGGATCGCACAAGGTGGAGCTAGACACCGTCGATAATGAAGTCAACTGACCCGATCGGGTCAGACAAAAATCCCCGTGTCGCCCGAACCATCTCCGTATCGTCGTATGCCGTCTGGACAATGCCGCCCTCGCTCACGCTGCGGATGTCCGCCCCCGGCACCGCGGCGATAATCGGCGAGTGAGTGGCCACAATGAACTGGCTGCCACGACGAGCTGCGAGGGCGATGTGCCCCATGACCGCCATCTGACTGACGACAGATAACCCTGCCTCCGGCTCGTCGAAAAGAAATAAACCGCGGTCCTTAAGCGCATCATCAAGGACATCAAGCACGGTCTCCCCGTGGGAACGACGGTGCGCACCTGCGTAGGAAACGCTCCTGTCCAGCTTCGTGACCTGGTTGTAGTGCGTTTCCGCACGCAGGAAATACCCGGCACGCGGGTTTTCTGGCCTGCTTACCCGCAGCAGCTGGTGAAGGGGTGAGTGCGTCGGCTCACCGGTAGCGGTGAAACTCCTCGCTCCCAGGAACCCGCCGTCGGGATTGAAGCGCATAGCTACGGCGAGGGCCTCCAAGAGTGTCGACTTGCCCGCACCATTGTCCCCCACGAACACTGTGACTGGGTGAGAAAACTCAAGGGGACTCTCTTTTAGCGCCTGGAATACCGGCAGGTGCTCTACGTAACCGAGGTCCACAGCCGGCCCCGGTGCCGTTTCAATTTGGACCTTCCGTATGTACACCTACCTGTTATTCAGGATGGTGTCCGTGAGCACCTGTCGCACAGCGTCCTTCAGCGGTCCAGCATCGAACTGCGGCGTCGACGGGGCGGGTTCGGTGTGCTGAGAGTCGTGGCGTCGAGGGCGAGGAGCGGGGGCAGGGGAGGTTGGCTCAACGGTGAGGGTGAGTGTTTGCCCCTCGAGCCGAACGCGCGTGTCGGCGGCGACCCCGGACGAGCGGGCGGCGTCGACAAGCGAAGAAAGATCGGCAAACGTTGCGTCATCGAGGTTAATGGAAAATGTCAGTGCCATGGCCCCGAGTATACCCTCCCCCAAAAGGGGGCATTGGAAAGTGAGATGAAGGTAACACTAATAAATCAACATCTTCCAGATCACTCCAGCGGACAGACGCTTAAACCTACTACATGTAGTGCCTACCTCTTTTACTTTTTCCATATTTGGGGTGTCATCAAACATAGGTTGGAGTTACGTGGATGTAATTACTGGCTTAGGATTCGATGTATGACCTTCACACACGACCGCGTTTCCATCGATGCCATTTCCACAATCAATGAGTACCTCGACCGCTCCGACTGGCGCGTCAACGCCAATGCCAACCAGGACTTCTCCCTCGGCGGCATGATGCTCAACACCTCGGGCAAAGTCGTGGCCAACTACTGGCTGACCCAGGTGTTCTCCCCCGCAGCAAACACGGCCCACCGCGAAGGTGCCATCCACATTCATGATCTCGATATGCTCTCCGGCTACTGTGCCGGCTGGTCCCTGCGCCAGCTCCTCGAACAGGGCTTTGGTGGCGTACCCGGTGCGATCAGCTCGCTGCCACCCCGCCACTTATCCAGCGCACTCGGGCAGATGGTGAATTTCCTCGGCACACTGCAAAACGAGTGGGCGGGTGCCCAGGCTTTCTCTAGCTTCGACACCTACCTTGCCCCCTTCGTGCGCCTCGACAACCTGAGCTACGAAGAAGTGGAGCAGGCTGTGCAGGAGTTCGTCTTCAACCTGAATGTGCCCAGTCGCTGGGGCACGCAGACCCCCTTCACCAACCTCACCTTCGACTGGGTGTGCCCCGCAGATATCGCGGACAACCATCCCTACATCGGCGAGGAAGTCTGCGACTTCACCTACGGTGAACTGCGGGAAGAAATGGACATGCTGAACCGGGCGTTCATCACCGTGATGATGACAGGCGATGCCGACGGACGGCCGTTCACCTTCCCCATCCCCACCTACAACATCACCAAGGACTTCCCCTGGGAGTCCGAGAACACACGGCTCTTGTTCGAGATGACCGCCAAGTACGGTCTCCCCTACTTCCAGAACTTCATCAACTCCGAGCTCGATCCCGGCATGATCCGGTCCATGTGCTGCCGCCTCCAACTCGACCTGCGCGAGCTCCTCAAGCGTGGCAACGGGCTGTTCGGCTCCGCAGAGCTCACCGGCTCCATCGGCGTGGTCACCATCAACTGCGCCCGCCTCGGCTACCTCCACGTTGGCGACGAGGAAGCCCTCATGTCTGAGCTCGATGACCTCATCGACATCGGAATCGACACCATTGAGCGGCGTCGCGCGACCATCGCCACGCTACTCGACGAAGGCCTGTTCCCCTATACGCGCCGCTGGATGCCGAACCTGGACAACCACTTCTCCACCATTGGTGTCAACGGGATGAACGAAATGGTGCGCAACTTTGTCGGCGATGCCTACGACATCACCGACCCCAACGGACACGAGATGGCGCTGCGTATCCTCAACCACATCAACGAGAAGCTCGTAGCGGCCCAGGAGTCCACCGGCCACCTGTTCAACCTGGAGGCCACCCCCTCCGAGGGGGCAACGTACCGGTTTGCTCGCGAGGATCTCGCCCGCTACCCCGACATCATTCAGGCCGGCACAGCGGAGGAACCCTACTACACTAACTCCTCGCAACTTCCCGTTTCGCACACCCCCGATCCGTTTGCCGCCCTGGCTGAGCAGGAGGATCTGCAGACGAAGTACACCGGCGGCACCGTATTGCACCTGTACATGGGCGCAGCCATGAGCAGCGGCGAGGCGTGCTCGAGCCTCGTTCGCCGCGCACTCACGGCCTTCCGCCTGCCGTACATCACCATCACGCCCACATTCTCCATCTGTCCTAGCCACGGTTACCTTTCGGGAGAGCACCCGACGTGTGAGCAATGCGGTGAGCAGACGGAAATGTGGACCCGCGTCATGGGCTATTTCCGCCCGGTGAGCTCGTTCAATACGGGCAAGAAGGGCGAGTTCCACGAGCGCACCTACTTCTCCGAGAAGCTAGCCACCCCTGCTCATGCCTGAGTTGGCCATCGCCGGGCTCATCCCGTTTTCCGCTACGGACTGGCCCGGCAAGCTCACTGCCACGGTGTTCACCACTGGCTGCCCGTGGGCCTGCGTGTACTGCCACAATCCCGCCTTGCAGGATCCGCGCGGTCAGACGACATCCACGATGGCTGAGGTCCTCGAACTTGCGGCCGCCCGCCGCAGGCTCCTCGACGGGGTGGTCTTCTCCGGCGGTGAGCCGACGATGCACCGCGGGCTTCCCGACGCCATTCGTGCTGTTCGGGCCACAGAACCGACCTTCGGCATCGGCCTCCACACGTGCGGGTACCTCCCCGAGAGAATCCGCAGCCTGGTGGAGGACCCATCTACGTGCCCCGACTGGATCGGGCTCGATGTCAAGGGGCTTCCCGACGACCTCCCGGAGGTTGTCCGTTGCACCCCCGCCGGCGCGCGGCGGTCCTGGCAGTCCCTCGACTACCTGGCAGGTATCGCGAACGCGGGAGAGATTGATCTCCAGGTGCGCACGACACTGTGGCACGGCAGCATTCTTGAGGAGCACCTTCCTGAGCTCACCCGGCGCGTAGAAGAACGTGGCCAGGAGCTGGTTGTCCAGTGGGCACATGATGTCGATACCGAGGGCACCTACGTGGGAAGCTAGGGCTCGATCGAGAACTCGGACTCTGACTCTCCCCAGAACACGTTGTCCACCACCCGGCGCGCACGGCGCGTGGCCTTGAGATAGTGCTCCAGGTAGCCACGCGAATCGTCCGGGTCCCAGCCTGCGGCTCCCGCAACATGCGCGAGCGCCGGACCAGGTGGAGGCAGCTGGTCCGTCCGCTTTCCCCGTACGAGGACGAGAGCGTTGCGGGCGCCTGTGGCGGTGAGCCAGGCATGGCGGAGACGCTCGACACTTGTGGCATCGAGGATGCCGGCCTCTTCGATGGCATCGAGCCCTTCCAGTGCGGAGGCGGTGTGCAATGCCGGATACTCGTGCGCGTGCATCATCGTCAGCAGCTGCACAGTCCACTCAATATCCGTGAGTGCCCCGCGCCCGAGTTTCGTGTGCGTTGTCTTGTCTGCCCCCTTGGGGAGCCGCTCTTTATCTACGCGTGCCTTCATCCGACGCACCTCGCGGATGGTTGATTCGTCGATGCCACCCTCGGGGTAGCGGAGTGGGTCAATAAGCGCGATGAAGGCCTCGCCCACCTCTTCGTCACCGGCGATGTAGGTAGCGCGCAGGAGTGACTGCATCTCCCAGGTCTCCGCCCACTTCTCGTAGTAGGTGGCATAGCTCGCCAACGTGCGAACCACCGGCCCCGACCGGCCCTCTGGGCGCAAACCGAGGTCAACATCAAGTGGCGGATCCCCGGATGGCTTGGCCAGCCTGCGACGCATCCGATCACAGACACCGATGGACCATGTGACAGCCTCCGTGTCACCGACACCCGGCAACGGATCGCAAACGAATAACACGTCGGCATCCGACCCGTATCCGAGTTCCGCGCCGCCCAAGCGTCCCATACCAATAACCGCGATTCGCGCCTTCGGCTCTCCCGCAGCTCGGATCTCCGCCGCCAAAGCGGCGTGGAGGACGGCATCCCAGACGATGGACAACGAGCGACACACGTCCCGTACATCCATCATCCCCAAAAGGTCTGCTGCACCAATGCGGGCGAGCTCAGCCCGCCGCAGCGATCGCGCCACGGCGATTGACTGCTCGGGGCTGGACTGCCTGCCGGCTGCGGCGACGAGAGCCGTGCGAACCTTTTCCGGATTAGTGGAAATAAGCTTCGGGTTATTCGCTCCGTCTCCGAGAAGCTTGACCGTGTCAGGTGAGGACAATAGAAGTTCGGAGACATACGGCGACGTGCCCAAAATATGCATGAGCCGTTTCCCCACAGCCCCTTCATCTCGCAGGAGCCGGAGGAACCAGCTGCGGTCTTCCATCGTCTCCGAGAGCTTGCGGTAATTAAGGAGCCCCGCGTCTGGGTCTGAGGTAGACCCCAACCACGTCATCAGGCTCGGCAGCAGAAGCTGCTGCAACTTCTGCTTCCGCGAGGAGCCCGAGGCCAGCACCTGCAGATGCTGGTAGGCACGGTCGGGGAAGTTGTAGTTGAGGGCCCCAAGCTGGCGCCTCGCGGCCTCTGGGGACAGAGCAAGCGTCCCCGTATCCAGGTTCACTACCGAGTTCAAGAGTGGCCGGTAGAACAGTTTGGTGTGAATGTCTGCGATCGAGTGTTGCGTCTTGCGGTACAGCTCTAAGAGCTGTACTGCAGAGCTGTGCCCACCGGTGCCTGCTATCCCCGCCGCGCGGGCGATCCTACGCAGCGATTCGACATCTTTCTCCTTCGGCATCGTGTGTGTACGACGCAGGCGCTGGAGTTGCAGGCGATGCTCAAGAAGCCGCATGAACTCGTAGTTTTTAATGAGTGCGTGTCCATCCTCGCGGCCGACATACCCGCCTGCGATGAGGGCGTTGAGTGCAGCGACAGTGGAGCTCACCCGCAGGGATTCGTCCACGCGCCCATGCACCATTTGGAGTAGCTGGACGGCGAACTCAACGTCACGCAGTCCACCGCGGCCGAGCTTGAGCTCTCGGGACTTAAGGTTCTCGGGCACGTTGCGGATCACACGACTACGCATCGCCTGCACATCGGGAACGAACGAATCCCTCCGCGACGCTTCCCACACCAGAGGGTGTAGCGCGTCGATATAGTCCTGGCCGAGTGCCATATCACCTGTCTGCGGCCGGGACTTGAGGAGAGCCTGGAATTCCCAGGTTTCGGCCCACCGCGAGTAGTACGCCTTGTGCGATTCCAGCGTCCGCACCAACGCACCGTTCTTGCCCTCGGGACGCAGTCCCGCATCGACATCGAACAGTGCCTGCGAGCCGATACGTATGAACTCACTAGCCACGCGTGTGACCTTCGGCGAAGCTGGCTCCGCCACGAAGATGACATCCACATCCGAGATGTAGTTGAGCTCCCGCGCACCGCACTTGCCGAGCGCTATCACAGACAACCTCGCGTCGGCCTGTTCATCGCCCCACACCGTGCCCTGCGCACATGCGAGAGTTGCGGTCAGGGCGGCGTCGGCAAGCGTCGAGAGCATCGCCGTAACGTGGGTGTAGGGGACGGGAATCGCCACCGCCCCGGAAGTTGAACGGACGAGGAACGTCCCTGCCAGGTCGACAGCCGCAATGCGCATGAGGAGCGTGCGGTAGGCATGTTTGATCGTTCGGACGGCGTCCGTACCGCGAAGAGGCGAACGATACATACCGGGAGTATCGAGGCTGTCCGTCGCACCGCATCCCTCGTGGCTGCAGTCCGGGCGAGCATCGACTGCCTCGAGCATGAAACGCATCATCTCCCCCGGTGTCGGTGCCGGTTTTCCTACCTCCTGCCACTGTTCTGGATGGGCAATGAGGTGGTCTGCGAGGACAGTTGATGCCCCGAGTAGTCCAAAGATCCGCAACCGCAGCTCAGGATTGATGTGCAAGCTCTGGTTAAACACGCTCCACTCATCTGCAGAGACCGCATCCTTGAACCGCAACAGGCCGAGGAGAACCTGGTCGGGGTCGGCGGCTCCCGACATGTCGCGCAGCAGGTCACTGTGCTCGGCTTTGTACCACCCGAGTTCCTCCAACTCAGACTCCGCTGCCAGGCGCTCGAAGCCAAGCGCCGCCGGCGTGGGAACTGCTTTCCTCGTTGTCCGTGGTGATTGCACTTTTCTTCCTTAGAAAGATTCGCTTCTTGCTACTACAGGGGGAGGTTCGATTCGAGCTCCCACGACGTAATCTGCGCCTGGTACTCACGCATCTCGGCCCATTTTGTCCGCAGGAAGAACTCGAACACTTTCTCCCCGAGGGTATTGGCCACGAGCTCGGACTTTTCCATCTTTCGCAGCGCCTGGTCGAGAGTCTGGGGCAGATCCACGTACCCAAGTGCATGACGCTCACGCCTGGTCAATGCTGCGATATCTTCCTC includes:
- a CDS encoding PRC and DUF2382 domain-containing protein, encoding MTDKRNIQDLLNATAFDAKGEKLGKINNLFVDDKTGQPTFIEVNHGLFGMGSSLVPLRGHRLNGDELKLAFDKDLIKDAPEIDFENQLTAADQDKIYEHYRLADVQDVESYVTDRPAAEEHVTEDTNRHAAAGAGFAGAAGAKDETEAKDVIDTDKREVREPVAGRTDDIILEKEHLNVGTERVATGEARLRKYQVEETETVEVPVTREEVRIERTPISPEEAKNFVGSDATEATVTLHEDKINVTKESVPVERVSLGTEQVQETRTVSETVKHDEIDTKGIDGYVDPEADRK
- a CDS encoding ribonucleoside triphosphate reductase; its protein translation is MTFTHDRVSIDAISTINEYLDRSDWRVNANANQDFSLGGMMLNTSGKVVANYWLTQVFSPAANTAHREGAIHIHDLDMLSGYCAGWSLRQLLEQGFGGVPGAISSLPPRHLSSALGQMVNFLGTLQNEWAGAQAFSSFDTYLAPFVRLDNLSYEEVEQAVQEFVFNLNVPSRWGTQTPFTNLTFDWVCPADIADNHPYIGEEVCDFTYGELREEMDMLNRAFITVMMTGDADGRPFTFPIPTYNITKDFPWESENTRLLFEMTAKYGLPYFQNFINSELDPGMIRSMCCRLQLDLRELLKRGNGLFGSAELTGSIGVVTINCARLGYLHVGDEEALMSELDDLIDIGIDTIERRRATIATLLDEGLFPYTRRWMPNLDNHFSTIGVNGMNEMVRNFVGDAYDITDPNGHEMALRILNHINEKLVAAQESTGHLFNLEATPSEGATYRFAREDLARYPDIIQAGTAEEPYYTNSSQLPVSHTPDPFAALAEQEDLQTKYTGGTVLHLYMGAAMSSGEACSSLVRRALTAFRLPYITITPTFSICPSHGYLSGEHPTCEQCGEQTEMWTRVMGYFRPVSSFNTGKKGEFHERTYFSEKLATPAHA
- a CDS encoding PRC-barrel domain-containing protein, coding for MGKPDVLQQLLRATVVDSQGKKVGKVREVYVDDDSKEPSFVEAFRGFLRMKSAFIPLLGYRLEGKTLTVNYPLDVIASAPVEAIGKSLSTEYQNTLYTHYKVIAAEEAAPTTPAADDEVQAVEKTGSHKVELDTVDNEVN
- a CDS encoding anaerobic ribonucleoside-triphosphate reductase activating protein, with the protein product MPELAIAGLIPFSATDWPGKLTATVFTTGCPWACVYCHNPALQDPRGQTTSTMAEVLELAAARRRLLDGVVFSGGEPTMHRGLPDAIRAVRATEPTFGIGLHTCGYLPERIRSLVEDPSTCPDWIGLDVKGLPDDLPEVVRCTPAGARRSWQSLDYLAGIANAGEIDLQVRTTLWHGSILEEHLPELTRRVEERGQELVVQWAHDVDTEGTYVGS
- a CDS encoding bifunctional [glutamine synthetase] adenylyltransferase/[glutamine synthetase]-adenylyl-L-tyrosine phosphorylase, giving the protein MQSPRTTRKAVPTPAALGFERLAAESELEELGWYKAEHSDLLRDMSGAADPDQVLLGLLRFKDAVSADEWSVFNQSLHINPELRLRIFGLLGASTVLADHLIAHPEQWQEVGKPAPTPGEMMRFMLEAVDARPDCSHEGCGATDSLDTPGMYRSPLRGTDAVRTIKHAYRTLLMRIAAVDLAGTFLVRSTSGAVAIPVPYTHVTAMLSTLADAALTATLACAQGTVWGDEQADARLSVIALGKCGARELNYISDVDVIFVAEPASPKVTRVASEFIRIGSQALFDVDAGLRPEGKNGALVRTLESHKAYYSRWAETWEFQALLKSRPQTGDMALGQDYIDALHPLVWEASRRDSFVPDVQAMRSRVIRNVPENLKSRELKLGRGGLRDVEFAVQLLQMVHGRVDESLRVSSTVAALNALIAGGYVGREDGHALIKNYEFMRLLEHRLQLQRLRRTHTMPKEKDVESLRRIARAAGIAGTGGHSSAVQLLELYRKTQHSIADIHTKLFYRPLLNSVVNLDTGTLALSPEAARRQLGALNYNFPDRAYQHLQVLASGSSRKQKLQQLLLPSLMTWLGSTSDPDAGLLNYRKLSETMEDRSWFLRLLRDEGAVGKRLMHILGTSPYVSELLLSSPDTVKLLGDGANNPKLISTNPEKVRTALVAAAGRQSSPEQSIAVARSLRRAELARIGAADLLGMMDVRDVCRSLSIVWDAVLHAALAAEIRAAGEPKARIAVIGMGRLGGAELGYGSDADVLFVCDPLPGVGDTEAVTWSIGVCDRMRRRLAKPSGDPPLDVDLGLRPEGRSGPVVRTLASYATYYEKWAETWEMQSLLRATYIAGDEEVGEAFIALIDPLRYPEGGIDESTIREVRRMKARVDKERLPKGADKTTHTKLGRGALTDIEWTVQLLTMMHAHEYPALHTASALEGLDAIEEAGILDATSVERLRHAWLTATGARNALVLVRGKRTDQLPPPGPALAHVAGAAGWDPDDSRGYLEHYLKATRRARRVVDNVFWGESESEFSIEP
- a CDS encoding AAA family ATPase; this encodes MYIRKVQIETAPGPAVDLGYVEHLPVFQALKESPLEFSHPVTVFVGDNGAGKSTLLEALAVAMRFNPDGGFLGARSFTATGEPTHSPLHQLLRVSRPENPRAGYFLRAETHYNQVTKLDRSVSYAGAHRRSHGETVLDVLDDALKDRGLFLFDEPEAGLSVVSQMAVMGHIALAARRGSQFIVATHSPIIAAVPGADIRSVSEGGIVQTAYDDTEMVRATRGFLSDPIGSVDFIIDGV